One Chlamydiales bacterium genomic window, TGCTGGCTGTTACTTGTAAAGAAATAGCGGCAGTCGGACTTGAACCAACGACCCACGGATTATGATTCCGTTGCTCTAACCAACTGAGCTATGCCGCCATGAAGTGGACTTACTGCCTTAAAAATAAGATCTATAAAGGATTAGCGGGAGAAGGATTCGAACCTTCGACCTTTGGGTTATGAGCCCAACGAGCTAACCACTGCTCCATCCCGCGGTAAGGAAAAAACTTTATCATGAATTCCTTTTTTCAATCAAGGGACGAAGTGCATTAAATGTTTTATCCATTGCACCACGCGATTGATGGAGCAAATGAAGACCATTTTCGCCGATTTTATGACAAAGAGTTGGGTTAGAAATTAATTTCCTAAGAGTAGGATAAATATCCTTAGGAGTAATCTGGATCCCAGCACTATAAGAGAGCATGAGTTCAACTAAATCAGGTTGAGAATCCATATGAGGTCCGAAAAGGACAGGTTTTCCATAAAAACAAGGTTCTAAAATATTATGCCCTCCAATAGCAGGAGTAAAACTTCCTCCTACAAAAGCAAGATCAGAAATCTGATAGAAGGCATTGAGAATTCCCATGGCATCGATAAGTAAAATATTGTGACAATCGAGTGTTCCTTGTTCACTCCAAGAAGTATAATTGAGCGATTCTTTTTTTAATAAATGGGCGACCACCTCAAATCGTTCAGGATGACGAGGAGCAATCAATACCTTTAACTCAGGATAATCTTGCCACAGTTTTTTTAAGGCGCGAATCCAGATCTCTTCTTCAGGAGGATGAGTAGAGCCTAGTGTGATGACAAAGTGACTATTTAATCCAAGATTTTTACGATTAATGGTTGGAATAGTTTTTGTTGAAACATCCAGTTTAATATTCCCTGTGATAGACATTTTATCTAAAGGAATTCCAAGATTATGAATGCGTTCCTGATATAGAGCGCCTTGAACATAAAAATAATCAATAGGATGAAGCAAGTAGCGAATTAAAAAAGGAAATTTTTGATAACGAGCAAAAGAGCGTTGGGATAATTTTGCATTCACCACTACAAGGGTGGCTCCTGATTTTTTTGCAGCATCCTGAAAATGGTACCAAAAATCTGTTTCAGTCAAAA contains:
- a CDS encoding 3-deoxy-D-manno-octulosonic acid transferase, translating into MIFLYNLGIHFFACFRVLSQWRKYRGLVKAKLGQGFPEIKKGNRVVVWVHAVSMGETKAIAPLIEKMKSLTEPPLIILSTATQSGHEEGKKGMADYKVYLPFDFPYIIRPIIRRLSPDLVILTETDFWYHFQDAAKKSGATLVVVNAKLSQRSFARYQKFPFLIRYLLHPIDYFYVQGALYQERIHNLGIPLDKMSITGNIKLDVSTKTIPTINRKNLGLNSHFVITLGSTHPPEEEIWIRALKKLWQDYPELKVLIAPRHPERFEVVAHLLKKESLNYTSWSEQGTLDCHNILLIDAMGILNAFYQISDLAFVGGSFTPAIGGHNILEPCFYGKPVLFGPHMDSQPDLVELMLSYSAGIQITPKDIYPTLRKLISNPTLCHKIGENGLHLLHQSRGAMDKTFNALRPLIEKRNS